One Alnus glutinosa chromosome 3, dhAlnGlut1.1, whole genome shotgun sequence genomic region harbors:
- the LOC133863999 gene encoding 17.8 kDa class I heat shock protein-like: MSLIPSGFFGRRTNLFDPFSSDIWDPFLDFPFPTSTALSAPRSEFAAETAAFANTRIDWKETPEAHVFKADLPGLRKEEVKVEIEEGRVLQISGERNKEEEEKKDTWHRVERSSGKFLRRFRLPENARVDRVSASMESGVLTVTVPKVEVEEKKPHVKAVEISA, encoded by the coding sequence ATGTCTCTCATTCCGAGCGGATTCTTTGGCCGAAGAACCAACCTCTTCGACCCATTCTCGTCTGACATCTGGGACCCATTCCTGGACTTTCCCTTTCCGACAAGCACGGCCCTCTCGGCCCCGCGCTCTGAGTTCGCAGCTGAAACGGCGGCGTTCGCCAACACCCGCATTGACTGGAAGGAGACTCCAGAAGCGCACGTTTTCAAGGCCGACCTTCCGGGGCTGAGAAAAGAGGAGGTGAAGGTGGAGATAGAGGAGGGTCGGGTGCTTCAGATAAGCGGGGAGAGGAAcaaagaggaggaggagaagaaggaCACATGGCACAGGGTTGAGAGGAGCAGCGGCAAGTTCTTGAGGCGGTTCAGGCTGCCTGAGAACGCGAGGGTGGACCGGGTCAGCGCCTCCATGGAGAGTGGAGTGCTCACTGTGACCGTGCCCaaggtggaggtggaggagaagaAGCCTCATGTTAAGGCGGTTGAGATCTCTGCCTGA